In Vagococcus luciliae, one genomic interval encodes:
- a CDS encoding class I fructose-bisphosphate aldolase (catalyzes the formation of glycerone phosphate and D-glyceraldehyde 3-phosphate from D-fructose 1,6-bisphosphate in glycolysis): MLDEKTLTIVKTHPGFIAAMDQGDLSTPGALRQYGVPDETYQTSEEMHNIIHDMRTRMIISDEFSSKYVLGVILYKDALERTVFSEPVPNYLWNKKGMLPFLKIDQGLAPLREGVQLMDELTEFDELVEKAKDFPFIGFKYRSLICSANEVGIKQLVKQQFDLAKKVYALGYLPMLEPDIELHIPDKKQAEIYLKNALNEELSQLDHDVKIMLKLTLPTEADFYHDLLGYPNIVRMLASSSGLRQTEADKKLSENHDMIASFSRALTEGLSYQESDLEFDFHLRQTLHAIFNASNT; this comes from the coding sequence ATGCTAGATGAAAAAACATTAACTATTGTAAAGACACATCCAGGATTTATTGCAGCGATGGATCAGGGGGATTTGAGTACCCCAGGTGCTTTAAGACAGTATGGTGTGCCAGATGAAACGTATCAAACATCTGAAGAGATGCATAACATTATTCATGATATGCGCACACGTATGATTATTAGTGATGAGTTTTCGTCAAAATATGTATTAGGTGTTATTTTATACAAAGATGCATTAGAGAGAACAGTTTTTTCAGAACCTGTACCAAACTATTTGTGGAATAAAAAAGGTATGTTGCCGTTTTTGAAAATTGATCAAGGTTTAGCTCCTCTTAGAGAGGGTGTCCAATTGATGGATGAGTTAACAGAATTTGATGAGCTAGTGGAAAAAGCAAAAGACTTCCCTTTCATTGGATTTAAATACCGTTCATTAATTTGTTCAGCTAATGAAGTGGGCATAAAGCAACTGGTCAAACAACAATTTGATTTAGCAAAAAAAGTGTATGCACTAGGTTACTTACCAATGTTAGAGCCTGATATTGAGTTACATATTCCAGACAAAAAGCAAGCAGAAATTTATTTAAAAAATGCATTAAACGAGGAATTAAGTCAATTAGATCATGACGTGAAAATCATGTTGAAATTGACGTTACCGACAGAAGCAGATTTTTATCATGATTTATTAGGTTATCCAAATATTGTACGAATGTTAGCTTCTTCAAGTGGTTTAAGACAAACAGAAGCAGATAAAAAATTAAGTGAAAATCATGATATGATTGCTAGTTTTTCAAGAGCACTAACAGAAGGACTAAGTTATCAAGAAAGTGATTTAGAATTTGATTTTCATTTAAGACAAACACTTCACGCGATATTTAATGCATCAAATACATAA
- a CDS encoding methylated-DNA--[protein]-cysteine S-methyltransferase: protein MAYKINNYFLDIEQKNQKISRIYFINPTDVSNINKPTDSIINQCLIELHEFLSYNRKHFTVPLDLSTGTAFQQKVWRTLLDIPYGQTCTYKDIAIKINQPKAYQAVGQACKKNPIPMIIPCHRVISQSSQLTGYFGTSEFGLTIKQSLITLEKGNHE from the coding sequence ATGGCTTATAAAATTAATAACTATTTTTTAGATATTGAACAAAAAAATCAAAAAATATCACGTATCTATTTTATTAATCCTACAGACGTATCAAATATTAATAAACCTACCGATTCCATAATAAATCAATGTCTAATTGAACTTCATGAATTTTTATCATATAATAGAAAACATTTTACTGTACCACTAGACTTAAGTACAGGAACAGCTTTTCAACAAAAAGTTTGGCGCACCTTGTTAGATATTCCCTATGGTCAAACATGTACCTACAAAGATATCGCCATAAAAATAAATCAACCAAAAGCCTATCAAGCTGTCGGACAAGCTTGTAAAAAAAATCCTATCCCAATGATCATTCCCTGTCACCGAGTCATCAGTCAATCTAGTCAACTAACAGGCTACTTTGGAACATCCGAATTTGGCTTAACGATTAAACAATCACTTATTACATTAGAAAAAGGAAATCACGAATGA
- a CDS encoding YutD family protein yields the protein MAKKIKKLEEVEDIDVQPEEVDEVLLEMLENYHPDSFPLADGTYRLVKEYRDGFDYETVIKRYNDVLSKYDYIVGDWGYDQLRLRGFFKDDFKSAPLDAKINTLNDYLYEFCNFGCAYFVIEQIGDFKRKGRSSSFKSSKNKNQAHTSEKKYDAKNNKKTKPKGSNQSKNSQSTNKKNNKPPKSKEGTKERHFKIKKKED from the coding sequence ATGGCGAAAAAAATAAAAAAATTAGAAGAAGTAGAAGATATCGACGTTCAGCCAGAAGAAGTAGATGAAGTTCTTTTGGAAATGTTAGAAAATTATCATCCAGATTCTTTCCCATTAGCTGATGGGACATATCGATTGGTAAAAGAATATCGAGATGGATTTGATTATGAAACAGTTATTAAACGATATAATGATGTTTTATCAAAATATGATTATATTGTTGGTGATTGGGGCTATGATCAATTAAGATTGCGTGGTTTTTTTAAAGATGATTTTAAGAGTGCACCGCTTGATGCTAAAATTAATACATTGAATGATTACTTATATGAATTTTGTAATTTTGGATGTGCCTATTTTGTTATTGAGCAAATTGGAGATTTTAAACGAAAGGGTCGTTCTTCCAGCTTTAAATCGTCTAAAAATAAAAACCAAGCACATACTAGTGAAAAAAAATATGACGCTAAAAATAATAAAAAAACAAAACCTAAAGGAAGCAATCAATCAAAAAATAGTCAATCGACTAATAAAAAAAATAATAAACCACCTAAAAGTAAAGAAGGAACTAAAGAACGTCACTTTAAAATAAAGAAAAAAGAAGATTAG
- a CDS encoding TIGR01906 family membrane protein, producing MVKSKEIVNRVILILFLLSLAITLTINARWLYVFDIHYLGITEYTEYSKHTILSNYDDLMRYLNFFWVKKLSMKDFPTSSEGAFHFVEVKRLFQLNYAILLVTLVPSVRYLYRLFKDKMVWTLNTMIQGILLSLGALAFFMIVAFNQFFVLFHEVFFNNDAWIFYPETDPIILVLPQEYFFHCFTLFFILFILFLMILLIKGKKELKKTSDA from the coding sequence GTGGTAAAATCAAAGGAGATAGTAAACAGGGTTATATTAATTCTATTTTTATTAAGTCTAGCGATTACGTTGACAATTAATGCTAGATGGTTATATGTGTTTGATATTCATTATTTAGGTATTACAGAATACACAGAGTATAGTAAACACACCATTTTATCTAATTATGATGACTTGATGCGATATTTAAATTTCTTTTGGGTAAAAAAACTATCGATGAAAGATTTTCCAACTTCATCTGAAGGGGCATTTCATTTTGTTGAAGTGAAACGATTATTTCAGTTGAACTATGCGATCTTATTGGTAACATTAGTTCCAAGTGTACGGTATTTGTATCGTTTATTTAAAGATAAGATGGTATGGACTCTTAATACAATGATACAAGGTATTTTATTAAGTTTAGGAGCGTTGGCTTTTTTTATGATTGTTGCTTTCAATCAATTCTTTGTCTTATTTCATGAAGTTTTCTTTAATAACGATGCCTGGATTTTTTACCCTGAGACAGATCCTATTATTTTAGTCCTGCCTCAAGAATATTTTTTCCATTGTTTTACTTTGTTTTTTATTTTGTTTATTTTATTTTTAATGATATTACTTA
- a CDS encoding TIGR01457 family HAD-type hydrolase encodes MTYKGYLIDLDGTIYLGDKPIKAGKRFVDRLKEKNIPFLFVTNNTTKTPHVVKKRLQDSFDIDVSADTIYTASLATVDYMNDKGLGKKVYVIGEEGLKEAIFSSGFVLDEEHPDYVVVALDTDLTYEKLAVATLAIQKGAHFIGTNPDKNIPTHRGLMPGAGSLIAGIETATQKSATYIGKPEAIMMKKALERLKLAANEVMMVGDNYETDIRAGIDNDIDTLLVLTGFTKKEDVATLPIAPTKVIDSLDEWQV; translated from the coding sequence ATGACTTATAAAGGCTATTTAATAGATTTAGATGGCACCATTTATTTAGGAGACAAGCCAATTAAGGCTGGTAAGCGATTTGTTGATCGACTAAAAGAAAAGAATATACCTTTTTTATTTGTAACCAATAATACAACTAAGACACCCCATGTGGTAAAAAAAAGATTACAAGACTCTTTTGATATTGATGTTTCTGCTGATACCATATACACAGCAAGTTTAGCTACAGTTGATTATATGAATGATAAGGGTTTAGGAAAAAAAGTGTATGTGATTGGTGAAGAGGGATTAAAAGAGGCCATCTTTTCTTCAGGATTTGTGTTAGATGAGGAACATCCTGATTATGTGGTTGTGGCTCTTGATACAGATTTAACCTATGAAAAATTAGCAGTTGCGACACTAGCTATTCAAAAAGGGGCACACTTTATTGGCACAAACCCTGACAAGAATATTCCAACCCATCGTGGTTTGATGCCAGGAGCTGGAAGTTTGATTGCAGGAATTGAGACAGCAACACAAAAAAGTGCAACTTATATCGGGAAACCAGAAGCAATTATGATGAAAAAAGCTTTAGAGCGGTTAAAATTAGCTGCGAATGAAGTCATGATGGTGGGCGATAATTATGAAACAGATATCCGAGCAGGAATTGATAATGATATAGATACATTATTAGTCTTAACAGGATTTACAAAAAAAGAAGATGTGGCAACACTTCCTATTGCTCCTACAAAGGTCATTGATTCTTTAGATGAATGGCAGGTATAG
- a CDS encoding bifunctional metallophosphatase/5'-nucleotidase: MKEIIHLLHTNDIHSHLERWPKIRRWLNEETKKYENQGSDVFRFDVGDFLDRVHPLTEATDGIANVNLMNQVYYDAVTIGNNEGITNSKRVLNHLYKQANFPIVLSNLKDKLTNDYPTWAKPYTIVETTQKVKIGVFGLTAPMVLSYSPFGWDVVDPFVAAKQMIDELSEKVDIIILLSHLGIMDDKKMANEYPQIDIILGAHTHHLLPKGLIENGVLLCAAGKFGEYVGDVSIECHNGKIIKKTAKTIDINLLSQEIADINEITSYKNQGDQLLESRNVGNVTSKLNKRDSLIKIALKAMEKSSGCDVAMVNSGLFLTDLGPGEIDEKDLHDCLPHPMNLIKVTLQGKDLIRLAKEVVKNRDFLLKFPIIGMKFRGKYFGEIWYDGFNYNEKIHEGFWLGKPIEMDRYYSFVTVDHLAFIPFFPTIEIAGKIEILGPSFLRNSVAMYLNKQNDD, translated from the coding sequence ATGAAAGAGATTATTCATTTATTACATACAAATGATATACATTCACATTTAGAAAGATGGCCTAAAATTCGTCGTTGGCTAAATGAGGAAACTAAAAAATATGAAAATCAAGGAAGCGATGTTTTTAGATTTGATGTGGGAGATTTTCTGGATAGAGTACACCCTTTAACTGAAGCAACGGACGGCATAGCAAATGTAAATTTGATGAATCAAGTGTACTATGATGCTGTCACAATTGGAAATAATGAAGGTATTACAAATAGTAAACGAGTATTAAATCATCTATATAAACAAGCAAATTTTCCTATTGTTTTAAGTAATTTAAAAGATAAATTAACTAATGATTATCCTACTTGGGCAAAACCTTACACTATTGTGGAAACTACCCAAAAGGTAAAAATAGGAGTGTTTGGTTTAACGGCACCGATGGTATTGAGTTATAGTCCATTTGGTTGGGATGTGGTTGATCCATTTGTAGCCGCAAAACAGATGATTGATGAACTTTCCGAAAAAGTGGACATTATCATTTTATTATCCCATTTAGGTATTATGGATGATAAGAAAATGGCAAATGAATACCCACAAATTGATATTATTTTAGGTGCACATACTCATCATCTATTACCAAAGGGATTAATTGAAAATGGCGTATTATTATGTGCTGCAGGTAAGTTTGGAGAATATGTAGGAGATGTATCAATTGAGTGTCATAATGGAAAAATTATAAAAAAAACAGCTAAAACGATTGATATAAATCTATTATCACAAGAGATTGCGGATATAAATGAAATTACTAGTTACAAAAATCAGGGGGATCAGTTGTTAGAAAGTAGAAATGTGGGCAACGTGACCAGTAAACTAAATAAACGAGATTCTTTAATAAAAATAGCCTTAAAGGCCATGGAAAAAAGTAGTGGATGTGACGTGGCGATGGTTAATTCTGGATTATTTCTGACAGATTTAGGACCAGGAGAGATAGATGAAAAAGACCTACATGACTGTTTACCTCACCCAATGAATTTAATAAAAGTAACACTACAAGGAAAAGACTTAATTAGATTGGCTAAAGAGGTTGTGAAAAATCGTGACTTTTTACTTAAATTTCCTATTATCGGCATGAAATTTAGAGGAAAATATTTTGGTGAAATATGGTATGATGGCTTTAATTATAATGAAAAAATACATGAAGGATTTTGGTTAGGGAAACCAATTGAAATGGATAGATATTATAGTTTTGTGACAGTTGACCATTTAGCATTTATACCATTTTTTCCTACCATTGAAATAGCAGGTAAGATTGAAATATTAGGACCTAGTTTTTTAAGGAATAGTGTGGCAATGTACTTAAATAAACAAAATGATGATTAG
- a CDS encoding TrkH family potassium uptake protein, which produces MESHKKGLRRFNTVQFITLMFLIIIFIGSFLLFLPISHQTGKQLTYIDALFVATSSVCVTGLTPINISQVLSPFGHIVMMILIEIGGLGFMSIALIVAMMFRKRVSLQSRLVIKEMLNLNNHGGVVKLLKFVVKFSVGVQLLGVILLGFQFIPEYGMKRGIFYSIFHAVSAFCNAGFDLFGDSLLGYQQNPYVLLVISGLIISGGFGFIVWYDLIHWQDHRRFSLHTKIALMVTLSLLIGGTVLFSVTDRFYEMSFVKQLTNSFFLSVTPRTAGFASIDYGSMSYAGLILTIVLMFIGGTSGSTAGGIKTTTLGVLLIQLVSTLKGRDEAEWQERSIPRNIVMKSFVLFFFASLLCLLSALVLSMTEYSPQHSGIEYVLFEVVSAFATVGLTMGLTPHLTLFGKLLIMCLMFIGRVGLYTVMYALLRKELKDMGNKFNYPKETVLIG; this is translated from the coding sequence ATGGAAAGTCATAAAAAGGGATTAAGAAGATTCAATACGGTCCAATTTATCACCCTGATGTTTTTAATTATTATTTTTATTGGATCTTTTCTATTATTTTTACCGATAAGTCATCAAACAGGGAAGCAGTTGACTTATATTGATGCACTATTTGTTGCGACATCATCTGTGTGCGTAACTGGATTAACCCCTATTAATATTTCACAAGTACTTAGTCCTTTTGGGCATATTGTTATGATGATTTTGATTGAAATTGGTGGCTTAGGATTTATGTCGATTGCATTAATCGTGGCCATGATGTTTCGAAAAAGAGTGTCTTTGCAATCGCGTTTAGTTATTAAAGAGATGCTTAATTTAAATAACCATGGTGGCGTGGTAAAATTACTTAAATTTGTGGTGAAATTTTCTGTTGGTGTTCAGTTATTAGGTGTCATTTTATTAGGATTTCAGTTTATACCTGAATATGGAATGAAACGTGGGATATTTTATAGTATATTTCATGCTGTTTCTGCCTTTTGTAATGCAGGATTTGATTTATTTGGTGATAGTTTATTAGGTTATCAACAGAATCCTTATGTGTTATTAGTTATTTCTGGACTTATTATTTCAGGTGGATTTGGATTTATTGTATGGTACGACTTAATTCATTGGCAAGATCATCGTCGTTTTTCTTTACATACTAAAATTGCTTTGATGGTTACGTTAAGTTTGTTGATTGGTGGAACAGTACTATTTTCTGTTACGGATAGATTTTATGAGATGTCGTTTGTAAAACAGCTTACCAATTCATTTTTCTTAAGTGTGACACCTCGTACAGCAGGGTTTGCTTCAATTGACTATGGTTCAATGAGTTATGCAGGTCTCATTTTAACAATAGTTTTAATGTTTATTGGCGGAACATCGGGTTCAACAGCTGGAGGAATCAAAACAACAACATTAGGGGTTCTTTTGATTCAATTAGTCAGTACATTAAAAGGCCGAGATGAAGCAGAATGGCAAGAGCGTTCTATTCCACGAAATATTGTGATGAAATCTTTTGTCTTATTTTTCTTTGCGAGTTTATTATGTTTATTAAGTGCGTTGGTATTATCTATGACGGAATATAGTCCACAACATTCTGGGATAGAGTATGTCTTGTTTGAAGTAGTTTCTGCATTTGCGACTGTTGGCTTAACAATGGGCTTAACACCTCATTTGACTCTATTTGGTAAATTACTTATTATGTGTTTGATGTTTATTGGTCGAGTAGGACTCTATACAGTCATGTATGCTTTATTAAGAAAAGAATTAAAAGATATGGGAAATAAATTTAACTATCCAAAAGAAACTGTTTTGATAGGTTAG
- a CDS encoding tyrosine-protein phosphatase → MDTLVNFRDLGGIVTLDNKKVVNHQFLRSGEVVHISTEDKEELVKSYSLKKIVDFRGDTEVSQSPDDTITGVSYEHIDILGETANQGASLEELLNPKYNPQQAMMTIYEELVLSKDAQTGYSKFLSDFLTEPNEATLFHCFAGKDRTGFAAALILSSLNVSKEAIDEDYLKTNDSRKAANDAILNEMKEKGASTKQLANMLVMLTVNKDYLDYAFELINQHFGSIENYFTDILKLPTTFSKDMQTLYTI, encoded by the coding sequence ATGGATACATTAGTCAATTTTAGAGATTTAGGCGGTATTGTGACCTTAGATAATAAAAAAGTAGTCAATCATCAATTTTTAAGAAGTGGTGAAGTAGTCCATATTTCAACAGAAGATAAAGAAGAATTAGTTAAGTCATACAGTTTAAAAAAAATTGTTGATTTTAGAGGGGACACTGAGGTTAGTCAAAGTCCTGATGATACCATAACAGGTGTATCCTATGAGCATATTGATATTTTAGGTGAAACAGCTAATCAAGGAGCTAGTCTAGAAGAATTATTAAATCCCAAATATAATCCTCAACAAGCGATGATGACGATTTATGAAGAGCTTGTTTTATCAAAAGATGCACAAACAGGTTACTCTAAATTTTTAAGTGATTTTTTGACTGAGCCAAATGAAGCAACATTATTTCATTGTTTTGCTGGAAAAGACCGAACAGGATTTGCAGCTGCTTTGATATTATCTAGTTTAAATGTATCCAAAGAGGCAATAGATGAAGATTATTTGAAAACAAATGATTCTAGAAAAGCGGCAAATGATGCGATTTTAAATGAAATGAAAGAAAAAGGAGCATCAACTAAACAATTGGCTAATATGTTAGTGATGTTAACCGTTAATAAAGATTACCTTGATTATGCATTTGAATTAATTAACCAACATTTTGGTAGCATAGAAAATTATTTTACAGATATTTTAAAACTTCCAACAACATTTTCTAAAGATATGCAAACATTATATACAATCTAG
- a CDS encoding carboxypeptidase M32, whose translation MSQEQEFLAYLKEIALLNEAVGLAEWDSQTGMPEKSAGYRAEMSSYLAGMAFDKSTNETMRKYMEYFSDHPDELSDFGKQVFEKAKENYDLNNNIPVDRFQEYSRLLSNAHSVWVTAREKQDFSIFEPILTDIVKMTKEFIPLWRKDEATDYDVLLNQYEPGITVAVLDDVFNQVKEGIMSIRKELEEKGTAPNTDFIHRTVSKEIQKEFVTQVVEQLGYDFSRGRLDDTVHPFMLDLNRNDARITTRWDDNDFIMATLGVIHEAGHGMYEQNIDEKFDYTPLSGGTSMGIHESQSLFNEIIVGGSQAFWYKQFERLKQLTGDTFADVSTEDFYKGLKLTKPSLVRIESDSLTYPLHIIIRYEIEKMLFNGDLEVKDLPKVWNDKYEEYLGIRPENDTEGVLQDVHWAGGSFGYFPSYALGYMYAAQLYHAMNKDIDVEKVLSSDDYSSIREWLTEHIHQYGSSKKPTELIVEATGENLNPQYLIDYMRDLYFNVYEIEA comes from the coding sequence ATGAGTCAAGAACAAGAATTTTTAGCTTATTTAAAAGAAATTGCGTTATTAAATGAAGCAGTCGGATTAGCAGAATGGGATAGTCAAACAGGTATGCCTGAAAAGTCAGCTGGATATAGAGCAGAAATGTCTAGTTATTTAGCAGGTATGGCTTTTGATAAATCAACTAATGAAACAATGAGAAAGTATATGGAGTACTTTTCAGACCATCCAGATGAATTATCAGATTTTGGAAAACAAGTATTTGAAAAGGCAAAAGAAAATTATGATTTAAATAATAATATACCAGTAGATCGCTTTCAAGAATATTCACGTTTACTATCAAATGCACATAGTGTATGGGTAACAGCACGTGAAAAACAAGATTTTTCTATTTTTGAACCAATCTTGACAGATATTGTTAAAATGACAAAAGAATTTATTCCATTGTGGCGTAAAGATGAAGCAACAGATTATGATGTCTTATTAAATCAATATGAGCCTGGTATTACAGTAGCAGTGTTAGATGATGTATTTAATCAAGTCAAAGAGGGCATCATGTCAATTCGTAAAGAATTAGAAGAAAAAGGAACAGCTCCTAACACAGATTTTATCCATCGTACAGTGTCAAAAGAAATCCAAAAAGAATTTGTCACACAAGTTGTTGAACAACTAGGATATGATTTTTCAAGAGGACGCTTAGATGATACGGTTCATCCTTTCATGTTAGATTTAAACCGCAACGATGCTCGTATTACAACACGTTGGGATGACAATGATTTTATTATGGCGACATTGGGTGTGATTCATGAAGCTGGACATGGTATGTATGAACAAAATATAGATGAAAAATTTGACTACACGCCACTTTCTGGTGGAACGTCTATGGGAATTCATGAATCTCAATCATTATTTAATGAAATTATTGTAGGAGGAAGCCAAGCTTTTTGGTATAAACAGTTTGAACGATTAAAACAATTAACAGGTGATACCTTTGCAGATGTTTCGACTGAAGATTTCTATAAAGGATTGAAATTAACGAAACCAAGTTTAGTTAGAATCGAATCAGATTCACTCACTTACCCACTTCATATTATTATTCGTTATGAAATTGAAAAAATGCTCTTTAATGGTGATTTAGAAGTGAAAGATTTACCAAAAGTATGGAATGATAAATATGAAGAATACTTAGGTATTCGTCCTGAAAATGATACAGAAGGTGTATTACAAGATGTTCATTGGGCAGGTGGAAGTTTTGGTTACTTCCCATCTTATGCGTTAGGTTATATGTATGCGGCGCAACTTTATCATGCGATGAACAAAGATATTGATGTAGAAAAAGTTTTATCAAGTGATGATTATTCATCCATTAGAGAGTGGTTAACCGAACACATCCATCAATATGGAAGCTCAAAAAAACCAACAGAACTAATAGTTGAAGCCACTGGAGAAAATTTAAATCCACAATACTTGATTGATTATATGCGTGATTTATATTTCAACGTTTATGAGATTGAAGCATAA
- a CDS encoding NAD(P)H-dependent oxidoreductase, producing the protein MKTLVVIAHPNSHESGLQSFLKESCASLSSVEIYDIQEELSTFDLVKTQELLKKQDRIIFQFPMYWYAAPDILYKWLEKVLTTSLYKDALKDKELGIVINMGQKLSSFQAGASEHFTISELLRPFQAIAYKCQMIYLTPFPIALFSYLKENDKKQLLINYQHYLTKEKDSRFSVRENWAIKRLVELEQKQVIKDEENRLSSIRDALEENRLELDSLLMTLEEMRDE; encoded by the coding sequence ATGAAAACATTAGTGGTTATCGCCCATCCCAATTCACATGAATCTGGGTTGCAATCATTTTTAAAAGAAAGTTGTGCTTCTTTATCATCGGTTGAAATATACGATATACAAGAGGAATTAAGTACTTTTGATTTAGTCAAAACACAGGAATTATTAAAAAAGCAGGACAGGATTATTTTTCAATTTCCAATGTACTGGTATGCAGCACCAGATATTTTATACAAATGGCTAGAAAAAGTACTAACTACTTCATTATATAAGGACGCTCTAAAAGATAAAGAGTTGGGCATTGTGATTAATATGGGGCAAAAGCTATCTTCTTTTCAAGCAGGTGCATCAGAACATTTTACCATTTCAGAGTTATTGAGACCTTTTCAGGCAATTGCTTATAAGTGTCAAATGATTTATTTAACACCTTTTCCAATTGCATTATTTTCTTATTTAAAAGAAAATGATAAAAAACAATTATTAATTAACTATCAGCATTATTTGACAAAAGAAAAGGATAGTCGCTTTTCTGTTAGAGAAAATTGGGCTATCAAGCGATTAGTTGAATTAGAACAAAAGCAAGTCATTAAAGATGAAGAAAATCGATTATCATCAATACGGGATGCATTAGAAGAAAATCGTTTAGAGTTAGATAGCTTATTGATGACATTGGAAGAGATGAGGGATGAGTAG
- a CDS encoding THUMP domain-containing class I SAM-dependent RNA methyltransferase, translating to MKKYKLIATAASGIEALVGRELRDMGIDCHVENGKAIFYGDIETIGRANLWLRTADRIKIVIGEFEAKTFESLFDQVKELPWEDFLPMDANFPVSGKSIKSTLFSVSDCQALTKKAIVNRLSDYYSRYGRLPETGAQFPIEVALLKDKVTLTLDTTGPSLFKRGYRLEKGGAPLKENMAAAIISLTTWRKDRPFYDPVCGSGTFCIEAALIGRNMAPGFNREFLFETWPWVDESVMETLRAEAEAQVDYETELDILGTDIDPKMIEIAKKNAEEIGLGEDITFKQMQLRDFTTDKEYGVIVANPPYGERLGEEDAVRELYKQMGDVYRPLKTWSKYILTSDLQFESFYGAKATKKRKLYNGALRTDLFQYWGTRPPRKPKNEGVN from the coding sequence ATGAAAAAATATAAATTAATTGCAACAGCAGCAAGTGGGATTGAAGCTCTTGTTGGTCGTGAACTAAGAGATATGGGAATAGATTGTCATGTTGAAAACGGTAAAGCTATTTTTTATGGTGATATTGAAACAATTGGTCGAGCAAATTTATGGTTAAGAACAGCAGATAGAATTAAAATTGTTATCGGTGAGTTTGAAGCCAAAACATTTGAATCTTTATTTGATCAAGTTAAAGAGTTACCTTGGGAAGATTTTTTACCAATGGACGCTAATTTTCCAGTATCAGGTAAATCGATTAAATCAACATTGTTTAGTGTATCAGATTGCCAAGCTTTGACAAAAAAAGCGATTGTTAATCGTTTGAGTGACTACTATTCAAGATATGGTCGTTTGCCAGAGACAGGGGCTCAATTTCCAATAGAGGTAGCACTTTTAAAAGATAAAGTGACATTGACTCTTGATACAACAGGACCAAGTTTATTTAAGAGAGGGTATCGTTTGGAAAAAGGTGGCGCACCTTTAAAAGAAAATATGGCAGCAGCTATTATTTCTTTAACAACGTGGCGTAAAGATAGACCTTTCTATGATCCAGTTTGTGGGTCTGGAACCTTTTGTATTGAAGCTGCGTTGATTGGTCGAAATATGGCACCTGGATTTAACCGTGAATTTTTATTTGAAACATGGCCATGGGTAGATGAATCTGTCATGGAAACATTACGAGCTGAAGCGGAGGCACAAGTTGATTATGAAACAGAATTAGATATTCTAGGGACAGACATTGATCCAAAAATGATTGAAATTGCTAAGAAAAATGCAGAAGAAATTGGTTTAGGTGAAGATATTACCTTTAAACAAATGCAATTGCGTGATTTTACCACAGATAAAGAGTATGGTGTAATTGTTGCTAATCCTCCGTATGGTGAACGTCTAGGAGAAGAGGATGCTGTAAGAGAATTATATAAACAAATGGGAGACGTTTATCGTCCACTTAAAACGTGGAGTAAATACATCTTAACAAGTGATTTACAGTTTGAAAGTTTTTATGGGGCAAAAGCAACGAAAAAACGTAAACTATATAATGGGGCGTTGCGAACAGATTTGTTCCAATATTGGGGAACACGTCCACCAAGAAAGCCAAAAAATGAAGGAGTAAATTAA